One Thalassotalea atypica DNA window includes the following coding sequences:
- a CDS encoding pilus assembly FimT family protein, which produces MHKQNGFTIVELMVGLAMIGILISIALPSFSDWTIRMRVDDEISQMHRLLLSTRNTAVNMELPVTICPLDDSNVCVNDWTGEISVFTNVGVGNAAPDTTRFLPANDETLVRVKMPIKDGDDLSFPLASIVYQPTGQSGGFAGTFIYCPSGNVDKNRGLIVSLRGRVYATSDTDNDGIDENRQGAELTCP; this is translated from the coding sequence ATGCATAAACAAAATGGATTTACCATTGTTGAGTTGATGGTGGGTTTAGCCATGATAGGGATTCTGATCTCTATTGCACTGCCTAGCTTTAGTGACTGGACAATTAGGATGCGTGTAGACGATGAAATTTCTCAAATGCACCGCCTTTTATTATCAACACGTAACACGGCGGTCAATATGGAACTTCCAGTCACCATTTGCCCTTTAGATGACAGTAATGTTTGTGTTAATGATTGGACCGGTGAGATCAGTGTTTTCACTAATGTTGGCGTTGGCAATGCCGCGCCTGATACCACGCGCTTCTTACCGGCGAATGACGAGACACTTGTTCGTGTAAAAATGCCCATTAAAGATGGTGATGATCTTAGCTTTCCGCTTGCAAGCATAGTCTATCAACCTACGGGGCAGTCTGGTGGATTTGCTGGAACCTTTATTTATTGTCCTAGTGGTAACGTCGATAAAAATAGAGGACTTATCGTATCTCTTAGAGGTCGCGTCTATGCAACCAGTGACACAGATAATGACGGAATAGATGAAAATAGACAGGGCGCAGAGTTAACTTGCCCTTAA
- the nadE gene encoding ammonia-dependent NAD(+) synthetase — MDPQLIRDEMKVLAQIDVKFEIERRVNFIKRTLVSSGLNHLILGISGGVDSSTCGRLAQLAIDELNNETKNATYKFIAMRLPYGVQADEDDAQAALTFIKPNAVITTNIKACADGIHQEVIDALSNVDLLTATNAQIDFSKGNVKARARMISQYHIAGILGGLVIGTDHSAENITGFYTKWGDGACDLAPLFGLSKRQVRQLAKHMGAPSILVEKAPTADLEDLDPGKKDEDALGLSYDQLDDFLEGKSVAQEVENKIVSTFVKTQHKRQSIPTIYDI; from the coding sequence ATGGATCCGCAGTTGATCAGAGATGAAATGAAAGTGCTTGCGCAAATTGATGTTAAATTTGAAATAGAGCGCCGCGTCAATTTTATCAAACGTACTTTAGTCTCTTCAGGCCTTAATCATTTAATTTTGGGAATTAGCGGTGGTGTAGACTCTTCAACTTGCGGCCGTCTTGCACAGCTCGCCATAGATGAACTTAATAATGAAACAAAAAATGCCACATACAAGTTCATTGCCATGCGCCTGCCATACGGCGTTCAAGCTGACGAAGATGATGCACAAGCGGCGCTAACATTTATCAAGCCTAACGCAGTGATAACGACCAATATCAAAGCCTGTGCTGACGGTATTCACCAAGAAGTCATTGACGCATTAAGTAACGTAGATCTATTAACCGCAACCAATGCACAAATCGATTTTTCAAAAGGTAATGTAAAAGCGCGAGCCCGCATGATCAGTCAATATCATATCGCTGGCATACTTGGTGGTCTGGTGATTGGAACAGATCACTCTGCAGAAAATATTACTGGTTTTTATACTAAATGGGGCGATGGTGCCTGTGATTTAGCGCCGCTCTTTGGCCTATCAAAACGCCAAGTGAGGCAGCTTGCTAAACATATGGGTGCTCCCAGTATACTCGTTGAAAAAGCGCCGACGGCTGATTTAGAGGATTTAGATCCTGGCAAAAAAGATGAAGATGCACTTGGGCTATCCTATGACCAATTGGATGATTTTCTTGAAGGTAAGTCAGTGGCTCAAGAAGTTGAAAACAAGATAGTTAGTACATTTGTAAAGACCCAACATAAACGCCAATCCATTCCTACGATATATGATATTTAA
- the glnB gene encoding nitrogen regulatory protein P-II, whose translation MKKIEAIIKPFKMDDVREALGEIGVSGMTVSEVKGFGRQKGHTELYRGAEYMVDFLPKVKLEIVVASSDVERCIEAIMNTAQTGKIGDGKIFVTEVERVIRIRTGEEDESAI comes from the coding sequence ATGAAAAAAATAGAAGCAATTATAAAACCTTTTAAGATGGACGATGTTCGTGAAGCATTAGGAGAAATTGGCGTATCAGGAATGACAGTATCTGAAGTTAAAGGATTTGGTCGCCAAAAAGGGCATACGGAGTTATACCGTGGCGCCGAATATATGGTTGATTTTTTGCCGAAAGTGAAGCTAGAGATTGTTGTTGCATCGTCAGATGTAGAGCGTTGTATAGAAGCGATTATGAACACAGCACAAACAGGTAAAATTGGTGATGGTAAAATTTTTGTTACTGAAGTAGAACGTGTGATTCGTATTCGTACAGGAGAAGAAGATGAATCTGCGATATAG
- a CDS encoding outer membrane protein assembly factor BamD: MEKLTLKVVFISLLIGLTGCSSSEKEIEKVPDKSAQSLFSDAREALDNGLYQKAIQILSAIDSRFPFGPISHQVQLDLLYAYYKTGDTGQGIALADRFLRLNPTHPNVDYVHYMKALIYISTEENLFQDMAGIDRSDRDPTASRDAFKALSIIIEQHPESKYGADARKRMIAIKSRLAKYELAVAKFYFKREAYVSSANRGRYIVEYYSPSEEVEEALEIMIESYKILGLDELRANAKQVLALNYPDNPLVVSSD, translated from the coding sequence ATGGAAAAATTGACATTAAAAGTGGTGTTTATTTCGCTACTTATCGGCCTAACAGGTTGTTCTTCTTCGGAAAAAGAAATTGAAAAAGTGCCAGATAAATCTGCACAATCATTATTTAGCGATGCTAGGGAAGCGCTCGATAATGGCTTATATCAAAAAGCTATTCAGATTTTATCTGCGATAGATTCACGTTTTCCGTTTGGTCCTATCTCCCACCAAGTACAGCTAGACCTTTTATATGCCTACTATAAAACAGGTGATACGGGTCAAGGTATCGCATTAGCCGATCGCTTTTTACGCTTAAACCCTACACACCCAAATGTAGATTACGTGCATTACATGAAAGCACTTATCTATATTTCTACGGAAGAAAACTTGTTTCAAGACATGGCAGGTATAGACCGTTCAGATAGAGATCCAACAGCATCTCGAGATGCTTTTAAAGCACTTAGTATAATTATCGAGCAACACCCTGAAAGTAAATATGGTGCGGATGCTCGTAAACGTATGATTGCAATTAAGTCTCGTTTGGCAAAATATGAACTAGCCGTTGCAAAGTTCTATTTTAAACGTGAGGCCTATGTTTCATCAGCTAATCGCGGACGTTATATTGTTGAATATTACTCGCCTAGTGAAGAGGTTGAAGAAGCTTTAGAGATAATGATAGAAAGCTACAAAATTTTAGGACTAGATGAATTGCGTGCCAACGCAAAACAAGTGCTAGCTCTAAATTACCCTGATAACCCACTGGTTGTAAGCAGTGACTAG
- the rluD gene encoding 23S rRNA pseudouridine(1911/1915/1917) synthase RluD, with protein MAEIIQHRDIVPEACLGKRLDQTLAEMFPDYSRSRLKEWILDGHVKVNDSVVTKAREKMFGGEQIDINASVEAEIRFEAQDIPLNIVYEDDDILVINKPADLVVHPGAGNPDGTVLNALLNHCPQLDVVPRAGIVHRLDKDTTGLMVVAKTIAAQTNLVEALQAREITREYEAVANGIMTAGGIVDEPIGRHATKRTHMAVTFSGRPSVTHYRVMEKYRLHTRLRLRLETGRTHQIRVHMSHITHPLVGDPVYGGRPRPPKNAAPELLDYLRGFKRQALHAAMLELYHPITGELMTWRAELPEDFVKLVKLLKEDNKLNGQPEI; from the coding sequence ATGGCTGAAATTATTCAACACCGAGATATTGTTCCTGAAGCTTGCTTAGGAAAACGATTAGACCAAACTTTAGCGGAAATGTTTCCTGATTATTCACGATCTCGATTAAAAGAGTGGATTTTAGATGGTCACGTTAAAGTAAATGATAGCGTTGTGACCAAAGCGCGTGAAAAAATGTTTGGCGGTGAACAGATTGACATTAATGCGTCAGTAGAAGCTGAAATCAGATTCGAAGCCCAAGATATCCCGTTAAATATTGTGTATGAAGATGACGATATTCTTGTCATTAATAAACCGGCAGATTTAGTGGTTCATCCAGGGGCAGGGAATCCGGATGGTACAGTATTAAATGCTTTGTTAAATCATTGCCCGCAATTAGATGTTGTACCTCGAGCAGGTATAGTGCATCGTCTTGATAAAGACACGACCGGATTAATGGTAGTAGCGAAAACTATTGCGGCGCAAACTAACTTAGTTGAAGCGTTGCAAGCTAGGGAGATCACGCGGGAATATGAAGCAGTTGCTAATGGCATAATGACCGCAGGTGGTATTGTTGATGAGCCAATTGGGCGTCATGCGACAAAAAGAACCCACATGGCAGTAACTTTTTCAGGTCGCCCGTCAGTAACCCATTATCGTGTGATGGAAAAATATCGACTTCATACAAGGTTGCGTTTGCGCCTAGAAACAGGACGTACTCATCAAATACGTGTTCATATGTCGCACATTACTCATCCTTTGGTCGGTGACCCTGTTTATGGAGGTCGTCCTCGACCGCCTAAAAATGCAGCGCCAGAGTTATTAGACTATCTACGTGGATTTAAACGTCAGGCATTACACGCTGCTATGTTAGAGCTTTATCACCCAATTACCGGTGAGCTCATGACATGGCGCGCGGAATTACCGGAAGATTTTGTTAAGTTAGTTAAGTTATTAAAAGAAGATAATAAACTCAATGGGCAACCAGAAATCTAA
- the pgeF gene encoding peptidoglycan editing factor PgeF, translating into MGNQKSNINCAIHWVNWPVDSVLAFTTTQNSPFSAQSKERNLASTSPYGQFNLGLHVNDNEIEVIERQAKVEKELLQGRKIQWLEQVHGNNVVHVETHHTTHITADAAITKNTAVALAVMTADCLPILLTDKKGKEIAAIHAGWRPLVKNIIAKTVNEMETKPADILCWLGPCIGQQAFEVGVEVKQAFISLDNELSEQFTPTVEGKCFANLQGIAKYLLEKLGVVHISSLDECTYQNRDKYYSYRRDNITGRMASIIAIQPSK; encoded by the coding sequence ATGGGCAACCAGAAATCTAACATTAACTGTGCTATACATTGGGTAAATTGGCCAGTAGATTCTGTGCTGGCCTTTACGACTACTCAGAACAGTCCATTTTCTGCGCAGTCAAAAGAACGCAATTTAGCGTCAACTAGCCCATATGGACAGTTTAATCTCGGGCTGCATGTCAATGATAATGAAATTGAAGTCATTGAGCGTCAAGCAAAGGTTGAAAAAGAATTGCTTCAAGGAAGAAAAATACAATGGCTTGAGCAAGTGCATGGTAACAATGTAGTTCATGTTGAAACCCACCATACGACCCATATTACAGCTGATGCCGCTATTACAAAAAACACCGCTGTTGCGTTAGCTGTGATGACAGCCGATTGTCTCCCGATATTGCTGACCGACAAGAAGGGAAAAGAAATAGCAGCCATTCATGCAGGCTGGCGACCACTTGTTAAAAATATCATCGCTAAGACGGTTAATGAAATGGAGACAAAGCCAGCAGATATTTTGTGTTGGCTAGGTCCTTGTATTGGTCAACAAGCTTTTGAAGTAGGGGTTGAAGTTAAGCAAGCGTTCATAAGTTTAGACAATGAGTTGTCTGAACAGTTTACGCCAACAGTTGAAGGTAAATGCTTTGCAAATCTTCAAGGCATAGCCAAGTATTTACTCGAAAAGCTAGGCGTTGTCCATATATCCTCGCTTGATGAATGCACGTATCAAAACAGAGATAAATATTATTCTTATCGACGAGATAACATCACCGGTAGAATGGCATCGATCATAGCGATACAACCGAGTAAATAG